Proteins found in one Salvelinus alpinus chromosome 11, SLU_Salpinus.1, whole genome shotgun sequence genomic segment:
- the napepld gene encoding N-acyl-phosphatidylethanolamine-hydrolyzing phospholipase D isoform X1, producing the protein MAASKCILSPRVWKTPLSRCIHRAGSVLNTAKGTLSRPGAQHCLPMEESGGAGGEVEENQVLMEERGVSPGDSPVTEEGSPAVVRPRDPSTSTLQDSGPRKSSSSRSSRKSFRLDYRLEEEVTGSSRDKHGRFTNPWPTWKFPSWSTLLRFFLLEKNHSNVPTSKEVLDKELPVVEPWFLRVPEAADGAVGSGLRVTWLGHASVLVEMDGLVILTDPIFSQRASPFQFMGPKRYRGPPCTVDQLPRIDAVVISHSHYDHLDAGTVTQLNERFGADLRWFVPLGLMDWMQKSGCENVIELDWWEENCVPGHDEVTFVCTPAQHWCKRTPTDDNQVLWGSWSVLGPCNRFFFAGDTGYCSSFQEIGRRFGPFDLAAIPIGAYLPRDVMRGQHVDPEEAVEIHKDIQARHSLAIHWGTFALAYEYYLEPPVRLREAMEKNGLNVEHFFVLNHGESRVLNADQEVFE; encoded by the exons ATGGCTGCTTCCAAATGCATCTTGTCTCCACGAGTTTGGAAAACTCCACTTTCCAGGTGTATTCACCGAGCCGGGAGTGTTCTGAACACAGCGAAGGGAACTTTGTCAAG ACCAGGAGCCCAACACTGTCTCCCCATGGAGGAGAgcggaggagcaggaggagaggtggaggagaaccAGGTGttgatggaggagaggggtgtcTCTCCTGGAGATTCCCCAGTGACGGAGGAGGGTTCCCCAGCCGTGGTCCGGCCCCGTgacccctccacctccaccctgcaGGACTCAGGGCCTCG GAAGAGCAGCTCCTCCCGGTCCTCGAGGAAGAGCTTCCGTCTGGACTACcggttggaggaggaggtgactGGGTCGAGCCGGGACAAACATGGCCGCTTTACTAACCCCTGGCCCACGTGGAAGTTCCCGTCCTGGTCCACCTTGCTGCGCTTCTTCCTGCTGGAGAAGAACCACAGTAATGTACCCACCTCTAAAGAG GTCTTAGACAAAGAGCTCCCAGTAGTGGAGCCTTGGTTCCTCCGTGTCCCTGAGGCAGCAGACGGAGCCGTGGGGTCTGGTCTCAGGGTGACCTGGCTGGGCCACGCATCAGTCCTGGTAGAGATGGACGGCCTGGTCATCCTCACTGACCCCATCTTCAGCCAGAGGGCATCTCCCTTCCAGTTCATGGGGCCCAAGAGGTACCGGGGTCCCCCTTGTACGGTTGATCAACTCCCCCGGATCGACGCAGTCGTCATCAGCCACTCCCACTACGACCATCTGGACGCGGGCACCGTGACCCAGTTGAACGAGCGGTTCGGTGCGGATCTCCGATGGTTTGTGCCGTTGGGACTCATGGACTGGATGCAGAAGAGCGGGTGTGAGAATGTGATCGAGTTAGACTGGTGGGAGGAGAACTGTGTGCCAGGTCACGATGAAGTCACGTTTGTGTGTACGCCGGCACAGCACTGGTGCAAGCGCACCCCCACGGACGATAACCAGGTGCTGTGGGGCAGCTGGTCTGTCCTGGGGCCCTGCAACCGCTTCTTCTTCGCTGGAGACACCGGCTACTGCTCCTCCTTCCAGGAGATAGGGAGGCGATTTGGTCCGTTTGACCTGGCTGCCATACCCATCGGAGCGTACCTGCCCAG AGATGTAATGCGTGGACAGCATGTGGACCCGGAGGAGGCTGTGGAGATCCATAAAGACATCCAGGCCAGACACTCCCTGGCTATTCACTGGGGAACCTTCGCTTTAGCTTACGAG tattacTTAGAGCCTCCAGTGAGACTCAGGGAGGCCATGGAGAAGAATGGGTTGAATGTGGAGCACTTCTTTGTCCTGAACCATGGAGAATCCAGAGTGCTGAACGCAGACCAGGAAGTCTTTGAATGA
- the napepld gene encoding N-acyl-phosphatidylethanolamine-hydrolyzing phospholipase D isoform X2, translating into MEESGGAGGEVEENQVLMEERGVSPGDSPVTEEGSPAVVRPRDPSTSTLQDSGPRKSSSSRSSRKSFRLDYRLEEEVTGSSRDKHGRFTNPWPTWKFPSWSTLLRFFLLEKNHSNVPTSKEVLDKELPVVEPWFLRVPEAADGAVGSGLRVTWLGHASVLVEMDGLVILTDPIFSQRASPFQFMGPKRYRGPPCTVDQLPRIDAVVISHSHYDHLDAGTVTQLNERFGADLRWFVPLGLMDWMQKSGCENVIELDWWEENCVPGHDEVTFVCTPAQHWCKRTPTDDNQVLWGSWSVLGPCNRFFFAGDTGYCSSFQEIGRRFGPFDLAAIPIGAYLPRDVMRGQHVDPEEAVEIHKDIQARHSLAIHWGTFALAYEYYLEPPVRLREAMEKNGLNVEHFFVLNHGESRVLNADQEVFE; encoded by the exons ATGGAGGAGAgcggaggagcaggaggagaggtggaggagaaccAGGTGttgatggaggagaggggtgtcTCTCCTGGAGATTCCCCAGTGACGGAGGAGGGTTCCCCAGCCGTGGTCCGGCCCCGTgacccctccacctccaccctgcaGGACTCAGGGCCTCG GAAGAGCAGCTCCTCCCGGTCCTCGAGGAAGAGCTTCCGTCTGGACTACcggttggaggaggaggtgactGGGTCGAGCCGGGACAAACATGGCCGCTTTACTAACCCCTGGCCCACGTGGAAGTTCCCGTCCTGGTCCACCTTGCTGCGCTTCTTCCTGCTGGAGAAGAACCACAGTAATGTACCCACCTCTAAAGAG GTCTTAGACAAAGAGCTCCCAGTAGTGGAGCCTTGGTTCCTCCGTGTCCCTGAGGCAGCAGACGGAGCCGTGGGGTCTGGTCTCAGGGTGACCTGGCTGGGCCACGCATCAGTCCTGGTAGAGATGGACGGCCTGGTCATCCTCACTGACCCCATCTTCAGCCAGAGGGCATCTCCCTTCCAGTTCATGGGGCCCAAGAGGTACCGGGGTCCCCCTTGTACGGTTGATCAACTCCCCCGGATCGACGCAGTCGTCATCAGCCACTCCCACTACGACCATCTGGACGCGGGCACCGTGACCCAGTTGAACGAGCGGTTCGGTGCGGATCTCCGATGGTTTGTGCCGTTGGGACTCATGGACTGGATGCAGAAGAGCGGGTGTGAGAATGTGATCGAGTTAGACTGGTGGGAGGAGAACTGTGTGCCAGGTCACGATGAAGTCACGTTTGTGTGTACGCCGGCACAGCACTGGTGCAAGCGCACCCCCACGGACGATAACCAGGTGCTGTGGGGCAGCTGGTCTGTCCTGGGGCCCTGCAACCGCTTCTTCTTCGCTGGAGACACCGGCTACTGCTCCTCCTTCCAGGAGATAGGGAGGCGATTTGGTCCGTTTGACCTGGCTGCCATACCCATCGGAGCGTACCTGCCCAG AGATGTAATGCGTGGACAGCATGTGGACCCGGAGGAGGCTGTGGAGATCCATAAAGACATCCAGGCCAGACACTCCCTGGCTATTCACTGGGGAACCTTCGCTTTAGCTTACGAG tattacTTAGAGCCTCCAGTGAGACTCAGGGAGGCCATGGAGAAGAATGGGTTGAATGTGGAGCACTTCTTTGTCCTGAACCATGGAGAATCCAGAGTGCTGAACGCAGACCAGGAAGTCTTTGAATGA